TGGAGGTAGTGGTGGGGATTAGAGAAACGTCTTGTGCACACGACACTTACCCAGGCTGCACTTCTCAATGTCGAAGACGGTGCCGGGGGCGGCTGGCAtgtacacgtacacatacaccaCATTGCCGTCGTACTCTGACCCCGGTACTTTCTGCAGGAAGGAGTAGGGGCAGTCGGGGTCGAAGGCATACGTGGAGGGCTCGGTCTCgctaaaaacacaacaaaatacagAACTAGTGACATGTCTCACAGTCGGTGTAAGATGGcactagagagagaaagaacatggCATAGCAACAAATAGGAGACAAgcttaataaatataatgactTTCATGTCTCTCTTGCTCTcttaaacacaaacacgcacgcgggcacacacacacacacagaagcgtATAGAcacaacaaaatgcaaacaaagtataaaataagACATTCACAAAGTGGaaataaaagaagtagaaaaaaaaaagaaagagatagagacaTCGAGAGcgtgagagaaaaaatataaatatatagttaGAGAATAAGAACTCTTACACGTAATACTCTCCATATTCTTGTTCAACGGCTGTCTGGCATGCTGtagaaaaaaccaaaataatctTGAATATCACCTCACCAACTTTCTTACTTTCCTTCTTAATATTATTATGAGATATAGTTCACAGCCAGTTCATGACCTCAGTATACTGTTTGTTTGAAGTCTGAGATCCACAAACAGCTCTTAATGAAGAATTTCTCTTGTTCAATTTCAATTCTCTTTTCTACTTGGATTGTAGAGTCTACTCAGATACTTTAAAATCGACACTGAGCATATCTCCAGGTTGTCTCA
This sequence is a window from Pomacea canaliculata isolate SZHN2017 linkage group LG5, ASM307304v1, whole genome shotgun sequence. Protein-coding genes within it:
- the LOC112564623 gene encoding uncharacterized protein LOC112564623, encoding MYTLPVCLVLAGLLVNVALTSDPYYKQEKCKGSLPASVVERSFKTCQTAVEQEYGEYYVETEPSTYAFDPDCPYSFLQKVPGSEYDGNVVYVYVYMPAAPGTVFDIEKCSLVAIDVKPQYPSKKPVY